A genomic stretch from Deinococcus aquiradiocola includes:
- a CDS encoding VWA domain-containing protein, translating into MTPPSAQSAHRPPLYPFAALVGQETLRLALLLCAADPSLGVLLRGDKGAAKSTAARALAELLPAGSPFVNLPVGATEDRLLGGLDLERALRGESALKPGLLTRAHGGVLYVDEVNLLPAHLIDALLDVAASGVNVLEREGFSEAHAARFVLLGSMNPEEGALRPQLLDRFALTVEVRAPDEVSVRREVLARRLAFDADPHAFRAGWARAQEELAAQVAAARAAMGGVTVPDVLLTRVAEDVCRHGVTSLRADLALVRAARAHAALHLRGEVSGEDVDAVLPLVLAHRLPSGSVPPPALRPPPPPPPSPPPPQAPQETPNETLPSPGQRDPLPPDDSPEPLAQGPDERVFAPLAQDAPDLAVRAAERHTGRLALSSAPTGDTARGRTVRSVPDPEPRELDVRASLHAALARSGRPALTRDALRGRVREEVGGRLLLLLIDASGSHAQGERMRAVKGAALSLLAALTSGERAAVVAFRGAGAELLCPPTAQHGQARAALEFLPTGGRTPLAQALTLAADLLQDLSPPGGSVALFTDGRANVPLPGGQDPWQDSLGAATHLRDVASHLGVALTVIDTELGPHSLGRAAPLASALGADLHPLHPDHTTHTGGAATHADPARMEHS; encoded by the coding sequence GTGACGCCGCCGTCAGCACAGTCGGCGCACCGGCCGCCGCTCTACCCGTTCGCGGCGCTGGTGGGGCAGGAGACGCTGCGGCTCGCGCTGCTGCTGTGCGCCGCCGACCCGTCGCTGGGCGTGCTGCTGCGCGGCGACAAGGGCGCCGCGAAGAGCACGGCGGCCCGCGCCCTGGCCGAACTGCTGCCCGCCGGGTCGCCGTTCGTGAACCTGCCGGTCGGGGCGACCGAGGACCGCCTGCTGGGCGGCCTGGACCTGGAGCGCGCCCTGCGGGGCGAGAGCGCCCTGAAGCCGGGTCTGCTCACGCGGGCGCACGGCGGCGTGCTGTACGTGGACGAGGTGAACCTGCTGCCCGCGCACCTGATCGACGCGCTGCTGGACGTGGCGGCGAGCGGCGTGAACGTGCTGGAGCGCGAGGGGTTCAGCGAGGCTCACGCGGCGCGGTTCGTGCTGCTGGGCAGCATGAATCCCGAGGAGGGGGCGCTGCGGCCGCAGCTGCTCGACCGTTTCGCGCTGACGGTGGAGGTGCGCGCGCCGGACGAGGTGAGCGTGCGGCGCGAGGTGCTGGCGCGCCGACTCGCCTTCGACGCGGACCCGCACGCCTTCCGGGCCGGGTGGGCGCGGGCGCAGGAGGAGCTGGCGGCGCAGGTGGCGGCGGCGCGCGCGGCAATGGGCGGCGTGACCGTGCCGGACGTGCTGCTCACGCGCGTGGCGGAGGACGTGTGCCGTCACGGGGTGACGTCGCTGCGCGCGGACCTGGCGCTCGTGCGTGCGGCGCGGGCGCACGCGGCGCTGCACCTGCGGGGGGAGGTGAGCGGGGAGGACGTGGACGCGGTGCTGCCGCTGGTGCTCGCTCACCGCCTGCCGTCCGGCAGCGTGCCGCCGCCCGCCCTGCGCCCGCCACCGCCGCCACCACCATCACCGCCCCCCCCGCAGGCGCCGCAGGAGACCCCGAACGAGACGCTTCCATCGCCGGGCCAGCGTGATCCGCTCCCGCCGGACGACAGCCCGGAACCGCTCGCGCAGGGGCCAGACGAGCGGGTGTTCGCGCCGCTCGCCCAGGACGCACCGGACCTCGCCGTGCGGGCCGCCGAACGGCACACCGGCCGCCTCGCGCTGAGCAGCGCCCCCACGGGCGACACGGCGCGCGGACGCACCGTGCGGAGCGTCCCGGACCCCGAACCGCGCGAACTGGACGTGCGCGCCAGCCTGCACGCCGCGCTCGCCCGCTCGGGCCGCCCCGCCCTCACGCGGGACGCACTGCGCGGCCGGGTCCGCGAGGAGGTCGGCGGACGCCTGCTGCTGCTGCTGATCGACGCGAGCGGTTCGCACGCGCAGGGCGAACGCATGCGGGCCGTGAAGGGCGCCGCCCTGTCGCTGCTCGCCGCCCTCACGTCCGGCGAACGGGCAGCCGTGGTGGCGTTCCGGGGCGCGGGCGCCGAACTGCTGTGCCCGCCCACGGCGCAGCACGGACAGGCGCGCGCGGCCCTGGAGTTCCTGCCGACCGGCGGGCGCACGCCGCTCGCGCAGGCCCTCACGCTCGCGGCGGACCTGCTGCAGGACCTCTCCCCTCCCGGCGGGAGCGTGGCGCTCTTCACGGACGGGCGCGCGAACGTCCCCCTGCCGGGCGGCCAGGACCCCTGGCAGGACTCGCTCGGCGCGGCCACCCACCTGCGGGACGTGGCCAGCCACCTGGGTGTCGCCCTGACCGTCATCGACACGGAACTCGGCCCTCACTCCCTCGGGCGCGCCGCGCCGCTCGCCTCGGCCCTCGGCGCCGACCTGCACCCCCTGCACCCGGACCACACCACACACACCGGCGGGGCCGCCACGCACGCGGACCCCGCCCGAATGGAGCATTCATGA
- a CDS encoding cobalt-precorrin-7 (C(5))-methyltransferase has translation MITCIGIGPGSLDYLTSLGRHLITDAEVVAGFDTVLDLVAPLIRPDAVRIGMGYRDQTQRLAEVAALHHAGKRCVVAFMGDVHFSGFQFLERVELACGERVDTVPGISSAQILASRGRVCFDETTFLTFHRRGDVQPFKTHLIHALQDGRNAIVIPRPWDFMPRDVAAHCLQHGVAPDRQVEVWEALTQRDAAWAGRLDECTQAFSDLSIMLIRAPQAFPSQLDSPESGALPGGTA, from the coding sequence ATGATCACCTGTATCGGCATCGGTCCCGGCAGCCTCGACTACCTCACGTCGCTCGGCCGTCACCTCATCACGGACGCGGAGGTCGTGGCGGGCTTCGACACCGTCCTCGACCTCGTCGCGCCCCTCATCCGCCCGGACGCCGTCCGGATCGGCATGGGGTACCGCGACCAGACGCAGCGCCTCGCGGAAGTCGCGGCCCTGCACCACGCCGGGAAGCGCTGCGTGGTGGCGTTCATGGGCGACGTGCACTTCTCCGGCTTCCAGTTCCTGGAGCGCGTGGAACTCGCGTGCGGTGAACGGGTGGACACCGTGCCCGGCATCTCCAGCGCGCAGATCCTCGCGAGCCGGGGCCGGGTGTGCTTCGACGAGACGACCTTCCTGACCTTCCACCGGCGCGGCGACGTGCAGCCCTTCAAGACGCACCTCATCCACGCGCTGCAGGACGGCCGGAACGCCATCGTGATCCCGCGCCCCTGGGACTTCATGCCCAGGGACGTCGCCGCGCACTGCCTGCAGCACGGCGTGGCCCCGGACCGTCAGGTGGAGGTCTGGGAGGCCCTCACGCAGCGCGACGCGGCCTGGGCGGGCCGCCTGGACGAATGCACGCAGGCGTTCTCGGACCTGTCCATCATGCTGATCCGCGCGCCGCAGGCGTTCCCCAGCCAGCTCGACTCGCCCGAATCCGGCGCGCTGCCCGGCGGGACGGCGTGA
- a CDS encoding cobaltochelatase subunit CobN — protein MTEGQGAALHRQKVTRADGRTVNIVQRRGHLSYCYSGCCCGHTDRGYAPLPVDAYKNEWVSRRLRNQVHLTRAGCLGPCTLANVASLVFDGRSVWFHSVNTEWQVGLIYDYIESMIAADRFLVPPPDLSEYVFNFYDWEYRAPQEDAAAPVPAEQADLSGIAVLSHADTDLLALSRAREEFPPGFPALFTHPLQRVRTPEAMQLLLDGELGRAAVVVLRVHGSLSGLPGFAALQAHARARGQHLAVVSGVGELDPEFARAGNVPLDVLETLTLAFMHGGPGNLAQGLRALSDRTLLTAFGSEAARVTPEHGVYLPALDGATLEDWARQATPGRPTVGVLFYRAHLLSGNTAFVDVLLDALDAAGVNALAVFTSSLKAQEDGFPLALAPMLGRVDALVSTLSFALGDVNAGGVTLSGGNVTALERLGVPVIQAVASGMARGAWALSSRGLNPLDTAMNVAIPEFDGRIVTVPLSFKESTPDGVVYVPDAERAARVAGIAARQAELRHLPNTDKRVAFVFTNSGAKAASVGNAVGLDAPASLLNLLRAMKGRGYRLPDLPAHSDTLMHDLLSRGTYDDAHPLDPARAYRYGRAEYLKWHRSLPDAPRQRMNDQWGEALALGPSVRAGRSRIDRKLVAGTPVPAGLTEPWGDAQHHHFAAMELGNALVALQPPRGYGMDPDAIYHQPDLPPTHHYAAFYRWLTSPRSEGGWGAHAVVHVGKHGTLEWLPGKGVGLSRECFPDLLLTDTPLVYPFIVNDPGEGSQAKRRAHAVVVDHLTPPMTSAETYGPLSELNALVNEYYAVEKLDPGKLPLLQGQIWDLIRETNLQADLDLKGMLSADHGDHKHEWDDELTPEGVPVTLAEMDGSGVAHLLEDLDGYLCELGLAQIRDGLHVLGQMPPLPDMLRALTRLPNAGVPGLQASLASAFGFELAALLARPGERLPAPADVRGVTCHAHADVLERLDALSLDLMARLEEDGFLPGRADDAQRAVLGLHSADVAAVLDFVCGTLVPNLEAVDAEVRHTLDALEGRYVPAGPSGAPTRGMAHILPTGRNFYAVDPRALPSQAAWTVGQALARETVDRYRREHGQVPEMVGLSAWGTAQMRTHGDDVAQALALLGVRPVWSGTSRRLEGVEVVPLAELGRPRVDVTLRISGFFRDAFPHLIDLLDDAVTLVTGLDEDPELNFPRKHYLAELAVPDERPLDEREQEARYRVFGAKPGSYGAGILPLIETGHWQDDADFARAFLEWGGYAYTRAGSGTPAREVFAARLRTVQVALHNQDNREHDIFDSDDYLQFHGGMIATIRSLTGAQPSTYFGDTSRPESPAVRDLREETLRVHRSRVVNPKWLEGIRRHGYKGGLELAATVDYIFGYDATAHVAPDFVYEDLARTYALDSVTRAFLEESNPWALGAVAGRLLEAAERGLWEQPDPGTLQALRDVLLDSETLLEARGETGRARGVTP, from the coding sequence GTGACTGAGGGTCAGGGCGCGGCCCTGCACCGCCAGAAGGTCACGCGTGCCGACGGCCGCACCGTGAACATCGTGCAGCGGCGCGGTCACCTGTCGTACTGCTATTCCGGCTGCTGCTGCGGTCACACGGACCGCGGGTACGCGCCGCTGCCGGTGGACGCGTACAAGAACGAATGGGTGTCGCGCCGCCTGAGGAATCAGGTGCACCTGACGCGGGCGGGCTGCCTGGGGCCGTGCACGCTCGCGAACGTGGCGTCGCTGGTGTTCGACGGGCGCAGCGTGTGGTTCCACAGCGTGAACACCGAGTGGCAGGTGGGCCTGATCTACGACTACATCGAGAGCATGATCGCCGCCGACCGCTTCCTGGTGCCGCCGCCGGACCTGTCGGAGTACGTCTTCAACTTCTACGACTGGGAGTACCGCGCGCCGCAGGAGGACGCGGCGGCGCCCGTCCCGGCGGAGCAGGCGGACCTGTCGGGGATCGCGGTGCTGTCGCACGCGGACACGGACCTGCTCGCCCTGAGCCGGGCGCGCGAGGAGTTCCCGCCCGGCTTCCCGGCGCTGTTCACGCACCCGCTGCAGCGGGTACGGACGCCGGAAGCGATGCAGCTGCTGCTGGACGGCGAGCTGGGCCGCGCGGCCGTCGTGGTGCTGCGCGTGCACGGGTCGCTTTCGGGCCTGCCGGGGTTCGCGGCGCTGCAGGCGCATGCCCGCGCGCGCGGGCAGCATCTCGCGGTGGTGAGCGGCGTCGGCGAACTCGACCCGGAGTTCGCGCGGGCCGGGAACGTGCCGCTCGACGTGCTGGAGACGCTGACGCTGGCGTTCATGCACGGCGGTCCCGGCAACCTCGCGCAGGGCCTGCGCGCCCTGTCGGACCGGACGCTGCTCACGGCCTTCGGGAGCGAAGCGGCGCGCGTCACGCCGGAGCACGGCGTGTACCTGCCCGCGCTGGACGGCGCGACGCTGGAAGACTGGGCGCGTCAGGCGACGCCGGGACGGCCCACGGTGGGCGTGCTCTTCTACCGCGCGCACCTGCTGAGCGGCAACACGGCCTTCGTGGACGTGCTGCTGGACGCGCTGGACGCGGCAGGCGTGAACGCGCTCGCGGTGTTCACGTCGAGCCTCAAGGCGCAGGAGGACGGCTTCCCGCTGGCGCTCGCACCGATGCTGGGCCGGGTGGACGCGCTCGTCAGCACGCTGTCGTTCGCGCTGGGCGACGTGAACGCGGGCGGGGTGACGCTGTCGGGCGGGAACGTCACGGCGCTCGAACGGCTGGGCGTGCCGGTGATCCAGGCGGTCGCGAGCGGCATGGCGCGCGGCGCGTGGGCACTGTCGAGCCGTGGCCTGAACCCGCTGGACACCGCCATGAACGTCGCCATCCCGGAGTTCGACGGGCGGATCGTGACGGTCCCGCTGTCCTTCAAGGAGTCCACGCCGGACGGCGTGGTGTACGTGCCGGACGCGGAGCGCGCGGCGCGCGTGGCGGGCATCGCGGCGCGGCAGGCGGAGTTGCGGCACCTGCCGAACACGGACAAGCGGGTGGCGTTCGTGTTCACGAATTCCGGCGCGAAGGCCGCGTCGGTCGGGAACGCGGTGGGGCTCGACGCGCCCGCCAGCCTGCTGAACCTGCTGCGCGCCATGAAGGGCCGCGGTTACCGCCTGCCGGACCTGCCCGCGCACAGCGACACGCTGATGCACGACCTGCTGTCGCGCGGCACGTACGACGACGCGCACCCGCTCGATCCGGCCCGCGCGTACCGGTACGGCCGGGCCGAGTACCTGAAGTGGCACCGGTCCCTGCCGGACGCGCCCCGGCAGCGCATGAACGACCAGTGGGGCGAGGCGCTCGCGCTCGGGCCGAGCGTCCGGGCGGGCCGGTCACGCATCGACCGCAAGCTCGTGGCGGGCACGCCCGTCCCGGCCGGACTGACGGAACCGTGGGGGGACGCGCAGCACCACCACTTCGCGGCGATGGAGCTCGGGAACGCGCTCGTGGCGCTGCAGCCCCCGCGCGGGTACGGCATGGACCCGGACGCCATCTACCACCAGCCGGACCTGCCGCCCACGCATCACTACGCGGCCTTCTACCGCTGGCTGACCTCGCCGCGCAGCGAGGGCGGGTGGGGCGCGCACGCCGTCGTGCACGTCGGCAAGCACGGCACGCTGGAGTGGCTGCCCGGCAAGGGCGTCGGCCTGTCCCGCGAGTGCTTCCCGGACCTGCTGCTCACCGACACGCCGCTCGTGTACCCCTTCATCGTGAACGATCCCGGCGAGGGCTCGCAGGCGAAACGCCGGGCGCACGCGGTGGTGGTGGATCACCTGACGCCGCCCATGACGAGCGCCGAGACGTACGGGCCGCTCAGCGAACTGAACGCGCTCGTGAACGAGTACTACGCCGTCGAGAAGCTCGACCCCGGCAAGCTGCCGCTGCTGCAGGGCCAGATCTGGGACCTGATCCGCGAGACGAACCTGCAGGCGGACCTCGACCTGAAAGGCATGCTGAGCGCCGACCACGGCGACCACAAGCACGAGTGGGACGACGAACTCACGCCGGAGGGCGTGCCGGTCACGCTGGCCGAGATGGACGGCAGCGGCGTCGCGCACCTGCTCGAAGACCTGGACGGGTACCTGTGCGAACTGGGCCTCGCGCAGATCCGGGACGGGCTGCACGTGCTGGGGCAGATGCCGCCCCTGCCGGACATGCTGCGCGCCCTGACGCGCCTCCCGAACGCGGGCGTGCCGGGCCTGCAGGCGTCGCTCGCGTCGGCGTTCGGCTTCGAGCTCGCGGCGCTGCTCGCGCGGCCCGGCGAGCGCCTCCCCGCGCCCGCAGACGTGCGCGGCGTGACGTGCCACGCGCACGCGGACGTGCTGGAACGCCTGGACGCCCTGAGCCTGGACCTCATGGCGCGCCTGGAAGAAGACGGCTTCCTGCCGGGCCGCGCGGACGACGCGCAGCGGGCCGTGCTGGGCCTGCACAGTGCGGACGTGGCGGCGGTGCTGGACTTCGTGTGCGGCACGCTCGTCCCCAACCTCGAGGCGGTGGACGCCGAGGTGCGGCACACGCTGGACGCGCTGGAAGGCCGGTACGTGCCGGCCGGGCCGTCCGGCGCGCCGACGCGCGGCATGGCGCACATCCTGCCGACCGGACGCAACTTCTATGCGGTGGACCCGCGCGCCCTGCCGTCCCAGGCGGCGTGGACGGTCGGGCAGGCGCTCGCGCGGGAGACGGTGGACCGCTACCGGCGGGAGCACGGTCAGGTGCCGGAAATGGTGGGCCTGTCCGCGTGGGGCACCGCGCAGATGCGCACGCACGGGGACGACGTGGCGCAGGCGCTCGCGCTGCTCGGCGTGCGGCCCGTCTGGAGCGGCACGTCGCGGCGACTGGAGGGCGTGGAGGTCGTTCCGCTCGCGGAACTCGGTCGGCCGCGCGTCGACGTGACGCTGCGCATCTCCGGGTTCTTCCGGGACGCGTTCCCTCACCTGATCGACCTGCTGGACGACGCCGTGACGCTCGTGACGGGCCTGGACGAGGACCCGGAACTGAACTTCCCGCGCAAGCACTACCTCGCGGAACTCGCCGTGCCGGACGAACGCCCCCTCGACGAGCGCGAGCAGGAGGCCCGCTACCGGGTGTTCGGCGCGAAGCCCGGCAGTTACGGGGCGGGCATCCTGCCGCTGATCGAGACGGGCCACTGGCAGGACGACGCGGACTTCGCGCGCGCCTTCCTGGAGTGGGGCGGGTACGCGTACACGCGCGCCGGGAGCGGCACGCCCGCCCGCGAGGTGTTCGCCGCGCGCCTGCGGACCGTGCAGGTGGCGCTGCACAACCAGGACAACCGCGAGCACGACATCTTCGACAGCGACGACTACCTGCAGTTCCACGGCGGCATGATCGCCACCATCCGGTCTCTCACGGGCGCGCAGCCGTCCACGTACTTCGGGGACACGTCGCGGCCCGAGTCGCCCGCCGTGCGTGACCTGCGCGAGGAGACGCTGCGCGTGCACCGGTCACGCGTCGTGAATCCCAAGTGGCTGGAGGGCATCCGGCGGCACGGGTACAAGGGCGGGCTGGAACTGGCGGCCACCGTCGACTACATCTTCGGGTATGACGCGACCGCGCACGTCGCGCCGGACTTCGTGTACGAGGACCTCGCGCGTACGTACGCGCTGGACAGCGTCACGCGCGCCTTTCTGGAGGAGAGCAACCCCTGGGCGCTCGGTGCGGTCGCCGGACGCCTGCTGGAGGCCGCCGAGCGCGGCCTGTGGGAGCAGCCGGACCCGGGCACGCTGCAGGCGCTGCGGGACGTGCTGCTGGACAGCGAGACGCTGCTGGAGGCAAGAGGCGAGACGGGCCGGGCGCGCGGGGTGACGCCGTGA